The following are from one region of the Phormidium sp. PBR-2020 genome:
- a CDS encoding diguanylate cyclase, whose translation MLIAPPRFRTRTGHPESMCSSSPVQHRLRQWRARLGAMVGTSGIILAATTGGLFQMLEAAMLDRYIQHRPLEAPDPRLVLITIDDDDIEAAGEWPLSDQRLAMLLEQVRSQQPRVLGLHLYRYVPIPPGSDDLSEVLATTPNLIGMERYIGKSVPPPPILQQLNQVGLADMVMDPDGVIRRGLVSVRGNDGRIRNSFAAALALMYLQAEQVPIEPQGSGSSRVQFGKSLIESLRQNDGGYAHIDDGGYQVILNYRGTRGNFETISMSEVLAGEVPDDLFRDRIAIIGLVTPTYQEHYNTPYSNRVRDRYTQMSSLLIHANLTSQLVSAALDGRTMIRFPSPALEWIWVFGWASAGTLISWYWWQTSQFRNHKSPAWGLLSLYLGGLCLIPPLIGYVAFINGCWVPVISPISAALMASFLVSLHNVHRLQKLATCDGLTQLGNRRYFDLYLERLWSLSLRRQQPISLILCDVDYFKPYNDTYGHRQGDDCLQQIARALTRSVRNGDVVARYGGEEFAIILPDTSVKDAMTVAQRMNDMVRHLQLGHKTSVVAPYVTLSCGVANLIPQPSNSSHELVEAADCALYEAKERGRNTCVLRQISGQTSSEY comes from the coding sequence ATGCTGATCGCGCCTCCCCGATTTCGCACTCGAACGGGGCATCCTGAATCTATGTGCAGCAGTTCCCCAGTTCAACATCGGTTACGGCAATGGAGAGCCAGATTAGGGGCAATGGTTGGCACGAGTGGCATTATTCTGGCCGCCACAACTGGAGGCTTGTTTCAGATGTTGGAGGCGGCGATGTTAGATCGCTATATTCAGCATCGACCGTTGGAGGCCCCAGACCCGCGACTGGTGTTGATTACGATTGATGACGATGATATTGAAGCGGCCGGAGAATGGCCCTTATCGGACCAACGGCTGGCGATGTTACTCGAACAGGTGCGATCGCAACAGCCTCGTGTTCTAGGATTGCATTTATATCGGTATGTTCCCATTCCACCGGGGAGTGATGACCTGTCCGAGGTTCTGGCGACGACTCCCAATCTGATTGGTATGGAACGATACATCGGCAAATCTGTTCCCCCACCGCCGATTTTGCAACAACTCAATCAGGTGGGGTTAGCCGATATGGTGATGGACCCTGATGGGGTGATTCGTCGGGGCCTGGTTTCGGTGCGGGGGAATGATGGCAGAATTCGCAATAGTTTTGCGGCGGCCCTGGCGTTGATGTATCTGCAAGCCGAACAAGTTCCCATTGAACCCCAGGGTTCTGGAAGTAGTCGGGTTCAGTTCGGTAAAAGTCTCATTGAATCCCTGCGGCAAAATGATGGGGGTTATGCGCATATCGATGATGGCGGCTATCAGGTGATTCTCAACTACCGGGGCACTCGGGGAAACTTTGAGACCATTTCCATGAGTGAGGTGTTGGCCGGTGAGGTGCCGGATGACCTGTTTCGCGATCGCATTGCCATCATTGGCCTGGTCACCCCAACCTATCAGGAGCATTACAACACCCCTTATAGTAACCGGGTGCGCGATCGCTATACTCAGATGTCGAGTTTACTGATTCACGCCAATCTCACCAGTCAACTCGTCAGCGCGGCGTTGGATGGTCGCACCATGATCCGCTTCCCCAGCCCCGCCTTAGAATGGATTTGGGTCTTTGGCTGGGCAAGTGCTGGAACCCTCATCAGTTGGTACTGGTGGCAAACCAGTCAGTTTCGCAACCATAAATCCCCCGCTTGGGGTCTCCTAAGTCTCTATCTGGGGGGTCTCTGTCTGATTCCTCCCTTAATTGGCTATGTGGCATTTATCAATGGCTGTTGGGTTCCCGTTATCTCTCCCATCTCCGCCGCATTAATGGCCAGCTTTTTGGTTAGTCTGCATAACGTCCATCGCCTCCAGAAACTTGCCACCTGTGATGGCTTGACTCAACTGGGGAACCGTCGTTACTTCGACCTCTACCTAGAGCGCCTCTGGTCGTTAAGCCTGCGCCGGCAACAGCCAATTTCCCTCATTCTCTGTGATGTGGACTACTTTAAGCCCTACAATGACACCTACGGTCATCGTCAGGGCGACGATTGTTTACAACAAATTGCTCGGGCGTTAACCCGTTCTGTCCGCAATGGCGATGTGGTGGCCCGCTATGGCGGTGAGGAATTTGCCATCATTCTTCCGGATACGAGTGTCAAAGATGCCATGACCGTGGCTCAGCGTATGAATGACATGGTTCGTCATTTGCAGTTAGGGCACAAAACCTCGGTGGTTGCCCCTTATGTCACCCTCAGTTGTGGGGTCGCCAATCTCATCCCCCAACCGTCAAACAGTTCCCACGAGCTAGTCGAGGCGGCGGATTGTGCCCTCTACGAAGCCAAGGAGAGGGGGCGTAATACTTGTGTCTTACGGCAAATTTCAGGGCAGACCTCGTCGGAGTATTAA